The proteins below are encoded in one region of Helianthus annuus cultivar XRQ/B chromosome 2, HanXRQr2.0-SUNRISE, whole genome shotgun sequence:
- the LOC110890999 gene encoding uncharacterized protein LOC110890999, giving the protein MWFLELLGADLDIGSNSKFTFISDRQKGILPAITRLFPCAEHRYCLRHIYENMKVSFKGDLYKEMLWKCAAATTIPEFTLAMDELKAFNKKAHLWLSKIPPLHWTRAHFSGRAVSDILLNNMCEVYNGKIVEGRDKPIISALEYIREYLMRRIVTVLNVIENSEGLLTPKATEMFDKIKQDATHYMFSGMEGITTRHAVAALWEKAATGGRVGTLESWVHPVYTMDRWKLVYSFKVNPINGRTLWAKIQLPTTIVPPKHHTQVGRPKKLRKRSAIELEELTQSGRLSKKQTKAACTKCKNTGHNSRTCKGQAEAGTSATAGKSGKRAKVVKPGKGGN; this is encoded by the exons ATGTGGTTTTTAGAGTTGTTGGGTGCAGATCTTGATATAGGGAGCAATTCCAAATTTACTTTCATAAGTGATAGGCAAAAG GGAATACTTCCTGCAATCACAAGGCTCTTTCCTTGTGCTGAGCACAGATACTGTCTCAGGCACATATATGAGAATATGAAAGTGAGCTTTAAAGGTGATCTATACAAGGAGATGTTGTGGAAGTGCGCTGCTGCAACTACAATTCCAGAGTTTACACTTGCTATGGATGAATTGAAGGCTTTCAACAAGAAAGCCCACCTGTGGTTGTCTAAGATTCCACCATTGCATTGGACAAGGGCACACTTTTCAG GAAGGGCTGTTTCTGACATACTTCTTAACAACATGTGTGAAGTTTACAATGGTAAGATTGTGGAAGGCAGGGACAAGCCCATCATTTCTGCACTAGAGTACATAAGGGAGTATCTTATGCGAAGGATTGTGACTGTCTTGAACGTGATAGAGAATAGTGAAGGGCTGCTGACACCAAAAGCAACTGAAATGTTTGATAAGATCAAGCAGGATGCAACTCACTACATGTTCAGTGGAATGGAGGGGATAACTACCAG ACATGCTGTGGCTGCATTATGGGAGAAGGCTGCTACTGGTGGAAGGGTGGGTACTCTAGAGAGTTGGGTTCATCCAGTTTACACCATGGATAGGTGGAAATTGGTGTATTCATTCAAGGTTAACCCAATTAATGGTCGTACTTTATGGGCAAAGATTCAACTTCCGACAACTATTGTACCTCCAAAGCACCATACACAAGTCGGAAGACCAAAAAAGTTGAGGAAAAGATCTGCAATTGAGCTTGAAGAGTTGACCCAATCTGGTAGGTTGTCCAAAAAGCAAACTAAGGCCGCATGCACAAAGTGTAAGAACACCGGACATAATTCAAGGACATGCAAAGGTCAAGCTGAAGCGGGTACTAGTGCAACTGCTGGGAAATCGGGTAAACGTGCAAAAGTTGTGAAACCTGGGAAGGGTGGAAATTGA
- the LOC110890988 gene encoding uncharacterized protein LOC110890988 produces the protein MNYDGTGGAVAFVRWTEKTEATIRMSKCTADQQVAFATGLFVDEALTWWNLQARTLGDDAAYGLAWDELKERMREKYCSCAELQRLETEFWHLTMEGVDINGYTRRFHDLSKVLPYMVTPEFKRFERYIWGLAPDFRGMVTSAKPQTITEAVTMAANLTEDCVRRKRLTLTSTGRTETHAKSSGDK, from the coding sequence ATGAACTacgacggcacaggaggtgcaGTAGCATTTGTGCGCTGGACGGAGAAGACTGAAGctactatccgcatgagcaagtgtactgCGGATCAACAAGTCGCCTTTGCTACTGGATTGTTTGTCGATGAAGCTCTGacttggtggaacttgcaagcCCGAACTTTGGGCGATGATGCCGCTTATGGCTTAGcttgggatgagctgaaggaaagaatgagagagaagtattgctcttGTGCTGAACTCCAAAGACTGGAAacggagttctggcacttgaccatGGAAGGTGTTGATATTAATggttatactcgaaggttccacgaTCTGTCTAAAGTGCTTCCCTACATGGTGACTCCCGAATTCAAGCGttttgaacgctacatttggggactggCTCCAGATTTTCGCGGCAtggtaacttcggccaaaccTCAAACAATCACTGAGGCGGTAACTATGGCTGCCAACCTTACTGAAGATTGTGTTCGGAGGAAGAGGTTAACACTAACCTCAACTGGAAGGACCGAGACGCATGCTAAGTCATCTGGTGACAAGTAG